Proteins from a genomic interval of Solidesulfovibrio sp.:
- a CDS encoding XRE family transcriptional regulator, translated as MSRPQGLALPADWSMLPREQRLKLWLRGQGLTLTTLAARLGVHKSTSGKWLVRCNEELPQTRRLQLLAMGMPEEYLP; from the coding sequence ATGAGCCGCCCCCAGGGCCTGGCCTTGCCGGCGGACTGGTCGATGCTGCCCCGGGAGCAGCGGCTCAAGCTGTGGTTGCGGGGGCAGGGATTGACATTGACCACACTGGCGGCACGGCTGGGCGTGCATAAGTCTACGTCGGGGAAGTGGTTGGTGCGATGTAACGAAGAACTGCCACAAACGCGACGGCTGCAGTTGCTGGCGATGGGGATGCCGGAAGAGTACCTGCCATAA
- a CDS encoding DUF6682 family protein: MSLTAETIIDQAARELNDSRANAAADRTWSDPVLIAYLNNGIIQIALVRPDLSAKTASVKLVPGTRQALPADAARLLSVVRNRGATGTVDGLVITQADRDSLDAVSPAWHASRAAAVRNYVYDLRFGTAFYVYPGATDTIGVWVELIYSAIFTVTGLQDVVPLSDLCLSPLKHWIKYECLGKETDDATSAERGQAHYTAFFQELGVKTTTDSSLPPD, from the coding sequence ATGAGCCTGACCGCCGAAACCATTATCGATCAGGCGGCCCGGGAGCTCAACGACTCCCGGGCCAATGCCGCGGCCGACCGGACCTGGTCGGACCCGGTGCTGATCGCCTACCTCAACAACGGGATCATCCAGATCGCCCTGGTGCGGCCGGACCTCTCGGCCAAGACCGCCTCGGTCAAGCTGGTCCCCGGAACGCGCCAGGCGCTGCCGGCGGACGCGGCCCGACTGCTGAGCGTGGTGCGCAACCGGGGCGCCACGGGGACGGTTGATGGCCTGGTCATCACCCAGGCCGACCGGGATTCGTTGGATGCCGTCTCGCCCGCCTGGCACGCCTCCCGGGCGGCGGCCGTCAGGAACTACGTCTACGACCTGCGGTTCGGCACGGCCTTTTACGTCTATCCCGGGGCCACGGATACCATCGGTGTCTGGGTGGAGCTCATCTATTCCGCCATCTTCACGGTGACGGGCCTGCAGGACGTCGTGCCACTCTCGGATCTGTGCCTGAGTCCCTTGAAACATTGGATCAAATACGAGTGCCTGGGCAAGGAAACCGACGACGCCACAAGCGCCGAGCGGGGACAGGCCCATTACACCGCGTTTTTCCAGGAACTGGGCGTGAAGACCACGACCGACAGTTCCCTGCCGCCGGACTGA
- a CDS encoding phage tail protein, which yields MGIHYDETTHTFTCDVPQYDTVVFSNFAQTTLVGGITDQDTLVSVADGAVFPALGAGQLFYAVLIDAVYRREIVKVTGRNGSTLTVARAQEGTQARAFVTGDRLELVASAAALEALRLRAKEEAAAEACATIADMANLLYETIEDLAQKLVDGVCPIGTVRFFLVTDIPSNFVRLDNGTAISRTVYPDLFAKWGTTFGPGDGSTTFGTPKMAGRFIRICDHGAGVDPDADTRLSRGDGLGGDRAGTIQEDQTKSHAHDLDVGWQGIAQGGAWAYGDREHGEGLNTTVVQSSGGNETRGKNIYLVAAVRAL from the coding sequence ATGGGCATCCACTATGACGAGACAACGCATACCTTCACCTGCGATGTGCCGCAGTACGATACGGTCGTCTTTTCCAATTTCGCCCAAACCACCCTGGTCGGCGGCATCACCGACCAGGACACGCTGGTCAGCGTTGCCGATGGGGCGGTCTTTCCCGCCCTGGGCGCTGGCCAGCTCTTTTATGCGGTGCTCATCGATGCGGTGTATCGGCGGGAGATCGTCAAGGTCACGGGCCGCAACGGCTCCACCCTGACCGTCGCGCGCGCCCAGGAAGGGACGCAGGCGCGCGCCTTCGTCACCGGCGACCGCCTGGAACTGGTGGCCTCGGCCGCCGCCTTGGAGGCCTTGCGCCTGCGGGCCAAGGAAGAGGCGGCGGCCGAGGCTTGCGCCACGATCGCCGACATGGCCAACCTTCTCTATGAAACCATCGAAGACTTGGCCCAAAAGCTGGTTGACGGCGTCTGCCCCATTGGCACGGTCCGGTTTTTCCTCGTCACGGACATCCCCAGCAACTTCGTCCGGCTGGACAACGGCACGGCCATTTCGCGCACCGTCTATCCGGACCTGTTCGCGAAATGGGGAACGACCTTCGGGCCGGGCGACGGCTCCACGACGTTCGGCACGCCCAAGATGGCCGGACGCTTCATCCGCATCTGCGACCACGGCGCCGGCGTCGATCCCGACGCGGACACGCGACTCAGCCGCGGCGATGGGCTGGGAGGCGACCGGGCTGGCACCATCCAGGAGGACCAGACCAAGTCCCATGCCCATGACCTGGATGTGGGCTGGCAAGGCATCGCCCAGGGCGGCGCCTGGGCCTATGGCGATCGCGAGCACGGCGAGGGGCTCAACACCACGGTCGTGCAGAGCTCGGGCGGCAATGAAACCAGGGGTAAGAACATCTACCTGGTGGCCGCCGTGAGGGCGCTGTGA